The following DNA comes from candidate division WOR-3 bacterium.
AATCGCATAATAAAGAAATTATGAAAGAAGTTCTGATTATAGCCTATTACACACCACCGTTAGGAATGAGCGGAGTTATGCGCATTACCAAATTTGCAAAGTTTCTACCACGATTTGGCTGGAAAGTTAAAATCTTAACGGTCAAACCAATTGCTTATTATCATTACGATTACAATTTACTTAATGACTTGAAAGACATACCAATTTTCCGCAGTGAAAGCCTTGACCCAGCAAGAATCCTTTACTTTTTTCAAACTAAGTCAAATAAGATAAAAATTGAACCTAATAAAGTAAGTCAATTTCTCAATTTTCTATTTTTCCCAGATTCAAAAGTATTATGGATTCCTTTTGCTTATCGCTTGGGTTGTAAATTGATTGAACAATCAAGACCAGATGTTATCTTGGCTTCAGCACCACCATTTAGTGCTTTACTTGTTGGTTTAAAGTTAAAACAAAAGTATCAAATTCCCTTAATTGCTGATTTTCGCGATCCTTGGCCTACGGGCTTTGTTTCGCCGCCTCAATTTATGTGCGCCAAGATTAAAAGATTTCGCGACCAAATAATTAATAACTCAGACCAGATAATTGCAGTAAATTATCAAACCCGAGAAAAAATTGAATGTCCCCAAGCCGTAGTAATTGAGAACGGCTATGACCCCGAGGAATTCAAAATTCCTGCTTACCCAATATCTGGCTTTAACATTGTCTATACAGGCAATGTTTGGGAGAATTTTGATTTGTTAAAATCCGTAGCCGAAGCAATTATTGATATTAAAGATGTGAAAATAATTTTAGTGGGAAGTTGCGATGCTAAAACTTTAATTGAACTTAAAAAATATAAAAACATTGATTATTTAGGTATCTGTTCTCATTCAGAAACAATTGCAATTATGAAGTCAGCATCATTGTTATTATACCTTTCTAAACCTAATCAAGCAGTGGGAATAAAACTTTACGAATATTTTGGAGCCAATAAACCAATACTCGGAGTTGCTCTTGAATGTAATGAAGCAATGCGGTTGATTGAGAATCACGCAATAGGTATTGCCTTACCCTGCGAAAAGAAAGAAATTCGCGAAGCAGTTATGTTAGCCCAAGATAATAAATTTCCCTTTCAGCCCAAAGGAATTGAGAATTACAATCGGTTAAATCAGACTCAAAAATTAAGCGAGATAATGAATAAATTAATTAAACGCAAAATCAATTCATAAAATGGAATTCTTTAATTTATTCTACTTTTATGGATATTATTAATGTAATGTTAGGAAACATTATGCTAAACCAGCGATTAGCATCTTTGTGGTGAATAACAGAAGTGTCTTTCGTTCTTTATGCGATATAATCAAATTTTTGGGGAAATTGGGAATATGGTATTTTATGAGTATAATAAAAAGGCCGGCAGAGAAAAAGATACAATGACCATCGCCTTTCGTTTTTCGGCAATCTTTTCAGATGGTCTGCTTGACTTTTTGGGGTCGCTTATTTGATTGTCTAAAATGCCGGTCTCTCGGCAAGCCAATCGGTAATTTTCTTATATCACCCAGCGCATCCGCCTTGTCAACCTGCCAGATAATCTAATCTATTGTCATTTAGATAATTAGTCTAATCATCTGGTATATTCTTAAGTAGAGTATTGTCTATTTTAAATTCTATATTGAACAACTTACTGATTCAATTACGTTGTCCGGAAAAAATATAATAGTGTGCTCATCTTAACTAAATTGCCAAATCAACCCAAGATTTCGTTAAAATTTTGAAAAAAGATAATCGTCTTGATATGATTTAATTTAAATTATTAATTGTTTATTTTACCTCTTCCGCTCAAAAATCGAACCGATTATTCCGTTTTCCGACAAAATAGGAGTTCCAATATTCAATGCCACTGCTACGCGCCAATTTTCAGTTGGAAAGTCATAAATGTCGGCATCACTTCCAAAATCGATTTTAAGAAACTTCAGATCTAACCCCACGCTATAAGTGGTGCCAATACGCGCTCCCTCGGCATCGTTAAAATACCCCATTCTTATTCCTAAAACCCCAAAGGGTGCGAATTCGACACCCCACGAATACCACGAACCAGCTAATCCATTATATATGTCAAAAGCGATACAGATATGAGATGCTTCTGCAAACCATTTTGATAGCCATTCATAGTCTTTGCCAAAATCTATTAATTTTTTCCCTTGGAAAATATCATTTGCAGTAATTTTGTATGAAAAGCCTGTTTTGAAAGCACGTGGAAGGGGGTCGCCTTCTGATTCAGGTGTATACGCTATTCGCGAACCAATATTCTGCCTTAAAAATCCAAAGCTAAGTTGACCGATCATACTGGCTGGAGAACGTATTAAAATACCATAATCTTTTGCCAAAGCACTTCCGCTACCACCGTTTCCCATCTCCAATCTTCTCAACACCCAATCTGGAACTAAAAAAGAGTATATATCTTTCAGTGTGAATCCGAAACTAATTATAGGCTCAATTCCAATTATTGACAAAGGTGCAATACTTATTGACCATGCTGTTGCCTTATCGAAAGATGTATACTCGCCTAAATAGTTTCCGTTTGCGTCTATTACTTCTGTTTTCCCCGTATTTAAATAGGTTCGCGAAAAAGCAAATGTCAAACCTTTGTAGACAGGCACTGAAAGACCTATATACTCATAATACATTCCAGGATAAAGTCCTGGAAGCCAATCGCATATGTTGTAAGAAAAATCTATACTCTTTTGAAAACCAAGACCTGCTGGATTATAATAAGTTGCAAGAGCATCATCAGCAATTGCCGTAAATGCACCACCCATTCCAACCGCCCGAGCACCTGGGTAAATCATTAGGAATACGGCCCCAGGATATTCACTGGCGGTCGTAATTATCGGGCATATTAATAATAGTAGTAATAGGTCTTTAAATTTTTTCATATTTGTTTCAACCTCTCTTTTTACTAATTAGAACAATTTACCAACTCTTTATTTAACTTCCGTTTTTCTTTTTCAACAAATATTTAATTTGTAATAAAGACTAAAACAAAAATCCAACTAAACCAACACCAAATACAAGAACTGTTCCGGATTCACTTAATGTTTCATCGCTTAAATTGTCGAAATAAATTCCCGCCTCTATTGGAACACCAAGATTCTGATTTACCACTGGCATAACTCCAACGGCAAATTTGATTCGCATTCCATCTATCGTATTCCTATAGTAATAGTCTTCTAAATAGTCTTCTATACTAACTGAAGAAATCATATAATTTATGCCTATCCCTGTATAAAAATAGAATAAGCCTTTAGGTACACCAACCATAACAAGAGCTTTTGGCCCAAATGCACTCTGCAAAGCCGTGCTCCCGGCAGTTGATGCAGATGTTAAAGATATGTCAAATCCTATTCCGAAACTTTTAGCAGCGAAGAAAACAAAATTGGGTGCAAAGGTGAAAGAACTAATTGAACTTCCATCATATGAATATAAATTCCCTGAGGTGTTTGTGAAACTTATCAATCCACTTATCATAATATTTCCTTTGCTTATAGCAGATTTAGAAGATTCCGTCTCAATTTTTTCGGTAATTGGATGCATAATCTCTGGATATTTTATAGACTCCTTATCGTACTCTATTTTGAGAATATTTGTTTTACGTATCTCAACTTTTCCGAAATTCGTCTCAACAATTAAGTTTGCCGTATCCTGGTCAATTACAATACCTTTGATAGAAGTCCCATCTTTAAGGTAAATAGTTTGTATATTTTGAGCAACCACATGCGTAAATGAGATCATAAGAATTAAAAGAAAGATTACTTTAAAATATTTAGGCATAATGCCTCCTTACCTACTTGGAAAACATTCAGAGAAGTCTTCCCGGGGAATAACATAAACACTTTTCTCCATATTAATATTTAGTTCTCTTTTAGAACTATACATAATATTTTATTTGCTAATTATTAGTTGTCAATGTTTTTCGCAAAGAAGACAATTAATTCATAGTTTATAGTCTGTAATCCAGTTTCTTTTTGAGATACTGAATCAAATTCAGTGAGTCTTTATTAATTCATGGACGTTTGGTTAAATTTTTCTTAATGATAACTCACTTTTTCCTTTGTTTTTAAATTGGCGTGGGCTGAAGCCAGTCTTGCGACACATACTCTAAATGCTGAGCAACTTACATAATCGAGTCCAATCTTATGGAAAAATTCAATTGACTCCGGATTACCACCATGTTCACCACAAATGCCAACTTTTAATTTCGGATTTACACTTCTGCCAAGTCTGACTGCTATCTTCACAATCTCACCAACTCCTTTTGTGTCTAACACCTCAAATGGGTCATTGGCTAAAATTCCGTTTTCTATATATAAGGGCAAAAATCTACCCGCATCATCTCGGGAAAATCCAAATACAGTTTGCGTCATATCATTCGTGCCAAAGGAAAAGAACTGGGCATATTTTGCAATCTCATCCGCAATTAAAGCCGCACGCGGAACTTCAATCATTGTGCCCACTAAATATTGGAGTCTAATCCGATGTTTTTTGATAATCTCATCCGCAACTCTAATCACCAGTTGTTTCTGGTTGATAAATTCCTCTATCGTGCTGACTAATGGTATCATTATTTCAGGAAAAACCTTTACGCCTTCTTTAGTCACTTCGCAAGCCGCCTCAATGATTGCTTGGACTTGCATCTCAGTAATTTCTGGATAAGCAATACCCAATCGACAGCCACGAAATCCTAACATCGGATTGTCTTCTTTTAGTGAACTGATAATGTTTTTGACTTGTTCAACTGAATATCCCATATCTTGGGCCAGTTGAATAATTGCCTGTTCGTCTTTGGGAAGAAATTCGTGCAGTGGTGGGTCAAGGGTTCTAATTGTTACGGGTAAGCCATTCATTACTCGAAATATTTCCTTAAAATCTTCTTTTTGCATTGGCAGGAGTTTTGCTAATGCTTTTTTACGTGTTTCAGTATCAGGTGCTAAAATCATTTCCCGCATTGCTGAGATTCGATTCGGCCCAAAAAACATATGCTCGGTTCGGCACAAGCCAATACCTTCAGCCCCAAATTTTCGAGCGGTTGTCGCATCTTGGGGAGTGTCCGCATTTGCGCGCA
Coding sequences within:
- a CDS encoding glycosyltransferase, with amino-acid sequence MKEVLIIAYYTPPLGMSGVMRITKFAKFLPRFGWKVKILTVKPIAYYHYDYNLLNDLKDIPIFRSESLDPARILYFFQTKSNKIKIEPNKVSQFLNFLFFPDSKVLWIPFAYRLGCKLIEQSRPDVILASAPPFSALLVGLKLKQKYQIPLIADFRDPWPTGFVSPPQFMCAKIKRFRDQIINNSDQIIAVNYQTREKIECPQAVVIENGYDPEEFKIPAYPISGFNIVYTGNVWENFDLLKSVAEAIIDIKDVKIILVGSCDAKTLIELKKYKNIDYLGICSHSETIAIMKSASLLLYLSKPNQAVGIKLYEYFGANKPILGVALECNEAMRLIENHAIGIALPCEKKEIREAVMLAQDNKFPFQPKGIENYNRLNQTQKLSEIMNKLIKRKINS
- a CDS encoding PorV/PorQ family protein, yielding MKKFKDLLLLLLICPIITTASEYPGAVFLMIYPGARAVGMGGAFTAIADDALATYYNPAGLGFQKSIDFSYNICDWLPGLYPGMYYEYIGLSVPVYKGLTFAFSRTYLNTGKTEVIDANGNYLGEYTSFDKATAWSISIAPLSIIGIEPIISFGFTLKDIYSFLVPDWVLRRLEMGNGGSGSALAKDYGILIRSPASMIGQLSFGFLRQNIGSRIAYTPESEGDPLPRAFKTGFSYKITANDIFQGKKLIDFGKDYEWLSKWFAEASHICIAFDIYNGLAGSWYSWGVEFAPFGVLGIRMGYFNDAEGARIGTTYSVGLDLKFLKIDFGSDADIYDFPTENWRVAVALNIGTPILSENGIIGSIFERKR